CCGCAAGTCCTAATCTAAATTCTCTCCCTAAAGAGTGCTGTCGCTGCCGATCAAGACTGCCCAGTTAACCAGGCTACTATCCGGACTAGTGGCAGCATCAGGGGTATTGATATTAGTGACTACAGGGGGACTGCAGCCCTTTACTCACCTCGAGTACCGGCTGCGGTTTCAGCTGCGGGGAGCCACGGCTTGGGACGATCGCATCAGCCTGATTGCCATCGATGAGGCCAGCCTAGCTGAGCTTGGGGCGTTTCCCTGGCCCCGCAGCCACTATGCCGAGCTATTAGGGCGGCTACAGGCTGCGCCCCCGAGTGTGATTACCTTTAATCTGCTGTTTACCGACAGCGCCCCAGGGGATGGGCAGTTAGCTGCAGCCATGGCTCAGCATCAAGCCATCATCCTAGCGACAGCTTGGGACCAGGACGGTCAGCCTCTGGATCCTGTGTTTCCCTTAGCCGGGGCAGCTATGGGCAGTGGTCATATTTATCAGCCGCAAGCGCCCGATAGCCTGGTGCGCACCATTCTCCCCCAAATTCAGGGGCAGCCAGCCCTGGGTATTGCCACGGCCGAAGCCCTCTCGCTCACCGAGAGCATCGTAGCTCTCCCCCCTTTGGATCGTCCCCTACCGGTCAATTGGCCGGGGCCAGTGGATACTCTCTCGACGGTGTCTTTCGTTGATGTGCTGAAGGGTCGGGTCGAGGCGAGTCGCTTTCATGGCCAGATTGTACTCATCGGCGCTACGGCCACGGGCCTGGATCAACTATCAACGCCTTTTGATATCAATCCTCCAGCCAGCGGCGTGCACCTCCATGGGGCGGTTCTGGACAATATTCTGCAACAACGATGGTTGCAGCACCTGCAGGCCCCCTGGTGGCTGCTGCTTTGTCTCGGCCCCCTGCTGGGGCTAGGGCTAGGGCGGCCATGGCGACAGCAGCGGGTACTGCTGGGGGCGGGTACCTTGGCCTGGATCCTACTGGCCCGGGTACTCATGACCCATGGATGGTGGATTACGGTAGTCGAGCCGGTGCTACTGCTGGGCCTGACTGCCGTGACCTGTGGCATTAGCCAGGAGCTACGAGACGATCGCCGCATTCGACAGTATGTGGCATCGCTTTGGCACACCCATGCTCCGGCCCTATTGCTGTCCCCCCAGGAGTCTCGAGCCCCATCGATAGCAGATTCGGCTAGTATTGAGCAGTTGGTGACCTTGGCAGACCAGCTGGGGCGATCCCAGGCCACCCAAGCGGCCATTGCTCGTAGCTTGCCCATGGGATTGCTGGCGGCGAATATCGACGGCACTGTATGGTTCTGCAATCCCTTGGCTAGCGCTTGGTTAGGGGTGACGACTGGGGAGACCGTCGCTTCTCGCCTAAAAACTTGGTTGACGGCGGCCCAGTGGCAGGCAGTTCGGCAGGGAGAGGACATTTCCCCCCAGGAGATCCAGGACGGTGACCGTTGGTTTGCCCTGTACCTAGAGCCGTTGAGAATGGATGATAGCGCTTCGGCGGCGGGCCCCATGGGATTTGTGTTGCTGTTGGATGATATCTCCTATCGCAAGCAGATGGAACTGGACCTGCGCACCCTCAACTATACCCTCGAGGAGCAGGTGCAGCAGCGAACCCGGCAGCTGGAGTCTTTAAATCGAGACTTGCGGCGGGAGGTCAATGAGCGCCAGCGCATTCAAGATCGCCTGGTCTATGAGGCTCACCACGATAGCCTGACCCAATTACCGAATCGCCGCTTGTTTCTCTGGCACCTGCAGCAACGAATCGTCGCTGGTGGTCAGGAGTTTGCCGTACTCTTCCTGGATTGCGATCGCTTTAAACTGGTCAATGATACCTTTGGCCACTGGATGGGGGATGAACTGCTCAAGGCAGTGGCTGCCGTGCTCTTAGGCTCTGTGCGGCCAACGGATAACGATGGCTCAGTTGCAGCTACTACAACAACTAGGCTGCCAATTTGGTCAAGGTTATTTATTTACTCGTCCTCTGGCGGCTGAAGAGCTATCACAACTTTTACAACGCCAGCAGAATTGCTAGCCAGATAGCACCCTCGGGCTAGAGTGTGGTTTTACAACAGTCTTAACCTGTTTTTGCCAATTTTAGACAAGCGCAAGTAAGGGCGATAATATAGAGTGCAGCAAGGCCAAATAAAAAGGCTTTAGCTGAAGCTTCAAGCCCACGGATTTAGGGGCCGAATACAACCTATCGTATTCAGCGCAAGGTAGAGATAACAATGGCAGACCAAACATTTTGGTTTTATGGTATCACTTTCTTTGGAATAATTCTGATACGGTATTTCCTGATAGCAGGGGGAACCTATTTATTCCTATACTCATCATTTGGTCAGCATTGCACCAATCGCAAGTGGCAGTATTGTGTTCCATCTTGGCAATCAATTCGGCAAGATATCTTACTCTCGGTATTCTCGGCGGGAGTATTCGCTATGGCAGCGGCATTTATCCTATTTGAATATCGTTTGGGGATGACCCGCTTATACAGTCATCCTCAGGCTCATGGACTGTGGTATTTAGGAGTGAGTTACGGTCTCACACTGCTGCTCCAGGATGCTTATTTCTATTTCACTCACCGATTATTTCATCATCCCATCCTCTTTCCTTGGTTTCACCAAGGACATCACCGAGCCCGTTACCATAACCCCTGGACATCATTTGCTTTTGATCCCCTTGAGGCGATCGTCCAAGCTCTTTTTCTAGTCGGAATCATCTTTACGATTCCAATTCATTTTATTACCTTGATTGCAGTACTCGCCACCATGACAATATGGGCAGTAGTCAATCATCTTGGGCTCAATTATTTGCCCACGTCATTCCCTCACCATTGGCTAGGTAAATGGGTTATTGGTCCTGTCCATCATTCTATTCATCATCGTAACTATAAAGTGCATTATGGCCTATATTTCACGTTCTGGGATAAACTCCTGAAAACTCAGGATCCCGACTACGAGAAGCAACTCGAGACCCATCTAGTACATGAAGTCAAGTGAATTAGGCGGAGTTGGCAGGCTAGAGGGCACATGCAGGATCCTCGGCTGGATTGGGGGATTGGTATACACAGGAACTTCCCTGGCATCAGCGATAGCGTTCGCGGGCATAGTCATATTCCACATAGCGTTTCAGTTGCTGGGCCATGCGCCGCAACCCTTTCCGCTCGTCCTGCCGAATGAAGGGGAGAAACAGACGGGACAGGGGGCCTGAGAGGCGCTCTTGGTGACTATACTTGGTGCGTTGAGGGCCAATATCCTGCAGTTGAAAGACATGCTCGCTGCGAAGCCCTGGAATTTTAGCGACCCAGCGTAGGCAACGTTGGGGCTGTAGGTGGGTGACTAAGGGGTTGAGGACTGTTTTTTCGTCTCTCTCTAGCCGCCTGAGGGCCAAGTTAACGGTGTGTCCCTGCCGAAATGGGCGATCGGGAGCCTGATCGAATAGGAAGGTATTCCAGCGATACCAGTCTTCCTTGTGAACTAGAGCCTGCCAAACGGCAGCGCGGGGAGCGTCGATTTCGATGTCGGTATGAAGGCCAGGCATTTAGGTGCAGTCCGAACAAAATGACTCACTATCTTCGCCCAAACTTTAAGCAGCTCTGCCAGTGTGAGAGGATAATGGCTTTAATCTTTCCTGGTCATCTGGCTAATCCGCTGGCATCAGAGTAGGCAATGGCCCTCCTGTTCTAGTGTGCCAGTTTTTTCTACTGACAAGCGAATCCTATGGTACGAATCACCCCGAGTTCTAGTTTTAGCCTGTCGTTACAGCTGAGTATCCCTAATCAGACGGGCATGCTAGCTAAGGTTGTCCATGCCATTGCCGAGGCGGGTGGCAACTTGGGCAATGTGGAGTTAATCAGCCGGACTCGTCAGGTGTTGGTGCGGACTCTGACGGTGAATGCGGCCAGCACCGAACATGCCGAAGAGATCGTGCAGGCAGTGCGGGCTTTGCCGGAGATCGAGGTGCTTGCGGTGTCGGATCGCACCTTCTCCCTGCATGAGGGTGGCAAGATTCATATCAAAAGTCGGCTACCGCTCCATAGCCAGGAAGATTTGGCTATGGCCTACACTCCTGGGGTGGGACGCATCTGCATGGAAATTTCCCAGCGGCCAGAGCGGGTGTATGACCTGACGATTAAGGGGAATACGGTGGCCATTGTCACCGATGGTAGTGCCGTCTTGGGGTTAGGGAACTTGGGACCGGCGGGGGCGTTGCCGGTGATGGAGGGCAAGGCCATGTTGTTTAAGGAATTTGCCGACATTGATGCCTTTCCCATCTGCCTGGATACTCAGGACCCGGATGAGATCGTGGAGACGGTGAAGCACATGGCACCAGTCTTTGGTGGTATCAACCTAGAAGATATCAGTGCGCCCCGCTGTTTTGAGATCGAGGCGCGGCTGCGACAGGAGCTGGATATCCCAGTGTTCCATGATGATCAACATGGCACTGCCATCGTTACCTTGGCGGCCTTGATTAATGCCCTGACACTAGTGGGTAAGTCCCTAGAGACCATCAAGATTGTGATTAATGGGGCTGGGGCAGCGGGGGTGGCCATTGCCCAGCTCCTGCAAAAGGCCGGGACTACCCAGGTGATCCTGTGTGATTCGCGGGGCATTATTTCATGCGATCGCATCGATCTCACCCCTCAAAAACGGGCCCTAGCCGTTGAAACCCCTGGCCCCCTGGCGGAGGCCATGGTCGGAGCCGATGTCTTCCTCGGGGTGAGCGTGCCGGGGGTGGTCGGTGTGGAGATGGTGCAATCCATGGCCCCAGCGCCCATTGTCTTTGCCATGGCCAATCCCATTCCCGAAATTCAACCGGAGCTAGTCAGCGAGTATGTGGCAGTCATGGCCACTGGTCGCAGTGACTACGCCAATCAGATCAATAATGTGTTGGCCTTTCCCGGCGTTCTACGGGGAGCCCTCGACTGTCGCGCCCAAGCTCTCACCGCCACCATGTACCTAGAGGCCGCCCAAGCGATTGCCTCCCTGGTCCATCCTCAGGAGCTCTCTCCCGAGCACATCATCCCATCGGTATTTGATCAGCGGGTGGCTGCTACCGTAGCCTCTGCCGTGAAACATGCCGCTCGTGTCGATGGGGTGGCCAAGCGATAGGCGAGCAAACGCTACTGTCGCTACTGCAGGAGATCAATCACGGGAAGACAGATGCAGTCTACCTCTAGATGCTGCTCCCCCCTTAGAGGACATTTGAAAACTCGGCTGAAAGCCCTGCCGGGTAAGCGTTTTAGAGCGTATGGCTCTGTTGGCCAGAATCCAGTCTGGAGTAAGGTTGCAGGGTACTTTCCAAATATCCTCTTAGGTAGAACCTCCCGGCTTTCCCTGCAGAGACGCTTCGGGAGTGTGGCACACTGACAATGTAGTGTGCAGAGGCAGGTGTCTTCGTGTTAGACGAACAGGCCAAAAAAAACCTATTGCGGAAGATTCCCCACGGGCTCTACATCTGCGGTGTCCGCAACGGCGATGAGATGAATGGCTTCACCGCCAGCTGGGTGATGCAGGGCTCCTTCCAGCCGCCATTGGTGGTGAACTGTGTCAAAAATGACTCCATTTCTCATGCTCTGCTCAAGGCCAGTGGTGGCTTTGCGTTGAGTTTTCTGGAAGCGGGTCAGAAAGACTTAGCCAAAAACTTCTTCAAACCCCTGCGGCGAGTGGGCAACAAGTTTGAGCACATCGAGTTCTACGAGGCTCCCGAGACTGGTTGCCCCGTGATCAAAGACACCTTGGGCTATGTGGAATGCCGAGTCGTTGGCGCTGTCGAGCATGGTGACCATACTGTCTTTGTCGGTGAAGTGGTTGGGGCTGCCATCCACCGCGAGGGCGACCCCTTGCTCCTAGAAAACACTGGCTGGAATTACGGCGGATAGCATTCAAAGACAATAACTATGCCATTAATCAAAGTTCAAACCTCTATCGAGGCCCCAGACAAATCCCAGGTGGAATCCTTACTAAAAGACCTATCCTCCAGTCTTTCCCAGCACCTGGGTAAACCCGAGTCTTATATCATGACTGCCTTCGAGGCCGAGGTGCCTATGACCTTTGCCGGCACCACCGACCCTGTCTGCTACATCGAGATCAAGAGCGTCGGCACCATGGGGGCTAAGACAGAAGCCATGAGTCAAGCCTTCTGCAGCCAGATCGAAGATTCCTTAGGGGTACCTAAAAACCGCACCTACATTGAATTTGCCGATGCGGCTGGCGCCATGTGGGGCTGGAACGGCACCACCTTCGGCTAAGTGCGATCGCAATCTCCCTTCCATTGATGCCTAAAAGGGCACATCGTCATCGGGGTCTGTCGGAAACGAGTCCTCATGCTGGGGCAGCTCAGGGCCAGTAGAACCGTTGCCGGCTGCTAGGTCAGTCAGATCATCATCGAGGTTTACGATCTGGCCATTGAAGAACTGGGCGAAGCTCTTGACGGCTCGGTCGAGATCCGAATCTAACGGCCAGGGGTCAGCCCCTGCGGGAGAAGAATCGGCCTGGCCCGGGGCATCTTCAGGAACGGCGTTGGTTGGTGACTGTGGCGGCTCTGCCTGGGCTGGTGGCGGTGCTGAGGAAGGCGGCGGTGCTGGCGAGGAGGGTGGTGCCGGTGCCGGGGAAGCCGCTTCCGCATCCGGTAGCACCTCTAGAGATACCTCAACCGGCCGTTGTAGCACCTGCTTAAAGGCGGCTTCTACATTGGATAGACGGCCCTGGGCCATCTTAAACAATGGTTTAGAACTAATGCCGATGCGGGCGGTGTGACCATCACAGGCTAGAAGCTTACCCTGCTGTCGCATCAGAGTCCGAGTGCCAAAGGGCTGCAACACCGCGATGATCTGTTGCCACAGGGAGTCCAAATCATGGACAGGCGCTTCAGAGGCTGAAGCATCCGAGGGTGGGCCGGGCTGAGATGGCGTAGCCTCTGGGGAAGGTGTCGCCCTTGGTGGCGCCGGAGGCGGTCCAGCGGGCCGGGGTGGTGATGGCGCTGGTGGCTTAGGGCTGGTGGGTTGTATCGCAGAGGCTGCCGCTGGGGTGGGACTGGCAGCGCTTGCCGATGACGGTAACAACCCCATAAGCGTCACTTCTAGCCAAAGCCGCGGTTGGCTGCTGTGCTTCACCTGGGCTTCGGCGGTGCGCAGGTGGTGCTGACTGGCCAGCACCGTCGATAACTCTAGGCCTTGCACCAGGGTCTGCATCTCGCCCCAGGTAGCCGCCGTTACTGCCACTAAATCCTGGCGCTGGGCCGCCGTCTTGGCGATGAGCAAATCCCGATAAAACCCGGCCAGACTCTGGAGCACGATCAGGGGTTCTCGCCCCCGATCCATGAGTTTGCGGGCCTGGTCTAGCACGGTGCTGGCCTGGTTTTGGCTGATGGCTTCAACCAGGGTAAGCAGGTCGCGCTCTGGGACTGCCCCCACTAGATCCCACACCTGCTCCACAGTAATGGGAGGCTCTAACAAACTGAGTTGATCCAAGAGACTCTCGGCATCCCGCAAGCCTCCCTGGGCAATTTGGGCCACTAAGCGCACCGCCTCTGGCCCAATCTCAATGGTCTCCTGGGTGGCGATGGTGCTGAGGTGGGTCACCATGTCTTCCAGGGGAATGCGCCGGAAGTCGAAGCGCTGACAGCGGGAAATGATGGTAGGCAGCACCCGTTGCGGGTCGGTAGTCGCCAGCACAAATACCACCTGCGGTGGCGGTTCCTCCAATGTCTTCAGCAGGGCATTGAAGGCCGCGGTGCTAAGCATGTGACAATTGTGAACCAACAAGCCGTTGGCCACAAAGTTGTGATTCGCGTCTACCTCAATATCGTAAACTCGTTCAACCCCAGCGGGGCGTACAGATACGACCGTCTCCGAATTTGTACACCATTGAGGGGATTGCGTATTGACGTAAGTCCGACAGCCATTGTCTAGCGGCGTTTGCTCCGATAGAGACGTAGAAATATTGTCTGCCGCTACTCGCTCTGATGTAGGAGCAGCATTTGGCCACGTATCCCATGCGGGTAAGCCAATCTGCGATGAGTTGGTTCTCTTCGGCAGAGTAGCCTTCTGTATGGAACTGTATTTGAGGACTTCCTTGCGGGCTGAGGCTAAGGGAACCGTCATCCATATACCACCACGCAAGTCCCTCTTGGGAAATTTTTGATAGCCATTGTTCAGAGACCAGCTTTTGGCCGCCGTTAGGCTTGACCTGACTGAATACGGAACTGAGTTCAGGATGACAAGCTGTTGAGCAGCACACTGAGACGGAACCGTATCCGTCATTTTTGGTAGTTCTGAGCTTGGGCTGTAGGGATGCGAGTCGAGAAGCTTTATATTCTGACCATTCTTTCTGCAATTGCCCGTGGGTCCAAGCCAGTCGAGGAAAGCGTTGGTGTCCTCTAGCGTAGGGACGAAGTCGCCCATCGGTGCCGAATTTGTAGATGACAGTTCCGCATCCACAGGCACAGGCGATAGTATCTTGGCACCTTTTTTTATGTCTTTGGCTGCTACCCATCCAATGTCTGTTCTAATCAGGTGATTTCCAGTACATCTGATCTTACGATGGGATGTTTGGATTTCCAAGATTTCTCGTTCCCCCTGATCAAGCCAGCGCAGGATCGGCCTAAACTCCCACTGGCCAGACGCTTCGTTGTAGCTGAGCGCTTGTTTCCCTTTCAGGGTAGGATCATCAATTCTGATGAACCCATCTTTGGTATAGACCTGGGTATCCCCGGTTAGGCACTCATCAATGACGTAAACCTTGTAGCGACACTGGACTGGGGCGAATTGGGCCCGTTCGATCAGCTCACGGATGTTGTCGACGCCGGTGTTGCTGGCAGCGTCAATTTCAACGATGTCCAGGGCGGACCCGGTGGCGATGGCCTGACAGACGTCGCAGCTGCCACAGGGGGTTGGATGGGGTTGCTGCTGGGTTAGACAATTGAGAGACTTAGCCAAGATCCGGGCACTGGAGGTTTTCCCTGTGCCTCGGGGGCCGCAAAATAGATAGGCTGGAGCAATGCGCTGCTGTTGCAGGGCATTGGCTAGGGTAGTTGCGATCGCAGCTTGACCCACCAACTGGCCGAAGGTCTGCGGTCGGTATTTATGGTGCAGCGGTTCGTAGGCCATAGGTACTACGATAACGTCTCTCCTGAGGGATCACGCCGGCTCCCTAGTCCATCTTCCGTCTTTACCGCAATGACTATGACTATTGCTGCAATCGATCGAATCTACACCGATGGTGCCTGCTCCGGAAACCCTGGTCCCGGGGGATGGGGCGTCGTAATTTACTATGGCGATGGTCAGGTCGATGAACTCGGCGAAGGGGAGCCCCAGACCACCAACAATCGTATGGAACTGCAAGCCGCCATCGCCGCCCTAGAGAGGCTCATCGCCAGCGGCCAAACCACCCCTGTCTCCCTCTACACCGACAGCGAATATGTCAAAAAGGGAATCACCCAATGGGTAACGGGTTGGAAGCGCCGTGACTGGAAAACCTCTGCCGGCAAACCCGTGCTCAATCAAGATCTTTGGCAGCAGCTAGACCACTTACATCAGCAGGTGACCCGACGGTTAACCCTGGAATGGATCTATGTCCGTGGCCATAGTGGTGATGCAGGCAACGACCGCTGCGATGCCATCGCCCGCGGGTTTGCCCAGGGTCAACCCCCACCGCTGAGCCAACGGCAGCCATCGCTAAACCCAACCTCACCTCAGCCAGAGACAACTGCGACGAAGCCAATTGAATCCACTTTTACTGTAAATACTCAAAATTTCGTTGCATCTCCATCAAATTCCCATTACGATATGGAAAATGTCCATCCTGAAACCAATATGGCTGATTCAGGTGCCCCTCCTGCAACGGACACATTAGACAATCTTCCTCGGGAAGTGCGGGTCAACCAGCTCCGCAACATGCTAGAGACCCTGCACGCTGCCGACGAAATTGCTAAGCAAGGATACCTCATCACTAGCTCTGAGCTAGCCGACTTGATGGATGTGAATGCTAGCGCAGTTACGAGTCGCGGTGAGTATTGGGCTTGGCGCAATTGGACAGTATCACGGGTGCGGCGAGAAGGTAATCAGATTCTCTGGCAGTTAGAGCGTATTGATTAAGGCATTGACCAAGGCAGCTCTCCTACCATCCCGAAGGCGTGTATCATTTTATTAACTAGCGACCGATGGCCTGCCTCTGACTATGGTAGGTCATGAGCTGTTGCCAGGAGATCTACCGCGTTTCCAGCGCTCGAGTCTACAGGTGAGATAGTCAGGTGTCGGTTCTAGTTGGGCGAGTGCTGGTCTAGCCCAGAGTGTAGTGCGGCTGGCTGAGGCCGGTAGGCGGTGATGTCGAAATGATTTCCCCCGAATCATTCCCCGGGTTGGGACGTGGATCGAGGCTATACGAGACCGCCGTGCAACATCTGCACAGGCTCATTTTATCCAGACTCGCTTTGCATAGCGATAAGCCTCAGCCGATAAAGTCAGGGCTAAACCTAATAGAATTTCCCTGAAGCGAGTGATTTAGCAATGCAAAGTGGGAAAGCTCTGAAGTATACTCTGCACAATTAAGTCATGCGCTCCCTGTTCACTTATCCCACATTTTCGGCAATGCCGACCGATGGCTTAGCGACATCCCTTTTGCATTTACAGGATGAAGCCAGCTTGCCAGCTGTGCTACAGAGCATAGGACTGAGCGAACCTCGTCCGGTGCTCGTGCTTGTGGGAGGAGCGAGTAAACTATCGCCAGCAGATTTTCGTCGGGTTGAGGGGCTATTTACTCAAGTCCTGGCCCCTCTAGCAGAAGCCTTACAGTTGGTGGTGGTCGACGGCGGCACCGATGCCGGTATCATGCATTTAATTGGCAAAGCCCGCAGCCAGCACCATTTTCATTTTCCCTTGGTGGGAGTGGCCCCTGAAGGCTTGGTACATTTACCCCACCATCGCGTGCTGGCAGCCGATGGGGCTGCCCTAGAGCCCAATCATACCCATTGCTTTTTAGTGCCGGGGGATCAGTGGGGAGATGAGTCGTCATGGATTGCCCGGGTAGCAACTGCCATCGCTGCTGATCTGCCCTCGGTCACCGTCTTAATCAACGGGGGTGAGGTGACTTGGCAGGATGCTGCCAATAGTGTGGTGCAGCAGCGCCCTGTCATCGTGATCCGGGGCAGCGGTCGCACGGCCGATGCCATCGCCCAGGTACTAAAAGGGGGACCGGCATCTGATGATCGGGTGCACTCGCTAGTGGAATCAGGCTTACTCAGAGCCATTGACCTCGATACAGACCCGGCTCAGCTCGAACAGATTCTGCGTCGCCTACTGACCACTGTTCCTAGCCCCAGCACGCCACAGCGTTAGCCCTAGGCTAATCGGGCGAATACGCGTCTTTAACCAAATAAAAAAATAAAGGGCCATAGCCAGGCGATTCCATAGCTATGGCCGACTTTTAAGGCAACGGCACGGACTCAGGGCCGTGCCATGAGCGTGGCGCTAAAGTTTATTCGCCTTCGCCACCTTCGCCGCCTTCACCGCCTTCGGCCGGGGCTGCATCTTCAGCCGGGGCCGCGTCTTCAGCCGGGGCTGCATCTTCAGCCGGGGCTGCATCTTCAGTGGTTGGGGCAGTGTCTTCCTCAACAGCGTCATCCGTTGGGGCCCCCCCACAAGCTGCCAAGGTCGCGTACTCAAGCCTAGGGCCAGCAGAATCGCAGTAGGTTTCCAGCTCATACTACACACCTCCATGTCAGAATGAAATCACGGCTACCGAATCAAACATTCACCGCTACAGATGCACTATAGAGGCGAATCCTTTGGATCGAACATCACATCGATAGAATTTTCCAAAAGTGATTGGCAGCGAATGGCGTAAATCCATCAGTCACGCTTATTAACCGAACTTTAACCTGAGTGGGCTGGGCAGGGTCTGAGCAACTAGAAATAGCCATTTCAGCCATTTTGGCCTGGATTTTGCCGATGGGGCGAGGCATTTAGAATTTTTTCCCAGCCATGGGTGATGGAATTGTCATCGTAGGCGATTGCTGAGGTCATTTTCGACCTGGGGCTGGCTCGGATGGCCCCCATCCAGATCGTCATCCTTCATAATGGGAAGCATCAGGCTGTTTTTCTGATTGTCATGGGCTATCCCATTGCTGTTTTCCCCGATCGCATCACGGCTGAAGCCGCCTACTCGTCTCTGGAAAAAGCTGACGTGCCGATGGCGGCGGTCTCCATGTTGGGTCGGGGATATCAAAGTGCCGATGAGTATGGTCTGATTGATCCGGCCGAGGCCGCTTGGAAGCAGATTCGCTTGATGATGTTGTGGCTGGTTCCCTTTGGCTTCGTGGCTGGGTTTTCCTTCAACGCCATTACTGGCCTGGATACGTTTCCCTGGGCTGGCAACCTGGGCAATCAACTCCTGGGTGGACTCCTGGGGGCGGGCTCTGGAGCCCTGGGAGCATTCTTCGTGGGGGGCGGGGTTGGTCTCAGCGTTGGCAGTGGTGATGCTATTTCCTACCGTAATCGCCTCAATGCCGGTAAGTATCTGCTGATTGTTGAGGGCCAAGAGGGGCTTATCGGTCAAGCCAGTCGTTTGCTGCGTCAACACCGGCCGGAAAATATACAGGGCTATACCGAGCAGCGGGTGAGGCCATCCTCCTCATGAGTCCTCTTGTGGGCCTTGGGTATGTCACGGATAAGCGATTGATCATTGAGATGGCCATGGGGGGCGATAACATCGCCAAAAACTCCGAGTCTAGAAACGGAGCATGGTAGTGCAGGGGCACGCCAGTCGGCGGACGGTGTCCGCTTGTTAGCCCTTTGATCAGCACTTTATTTTCACGCGAATCCCTGATTAAGTTTGGCGTCTCGGCTCTAGGCTGACAATAATGGCAGTAGACGTCAGCAATTCTGGAGGGATGGCTCAACTACAGGCCTTGATATTTGACGTAGACGGCACCTTGGCGGAAACGGAGCGGGATGGCCATCGGGTGGCCTTTAACCAGGCCTTTGCCGAGGCGGGGCTGAATTGGCAGTGGTCGGTGGGCCTCTACGGCAGCCTATTGCAGGTAGCGGGGGGCAAGGAGCGGATTCGCTATTTTATCCGGCGCTATTTGCCTCAGTTTCAGCCCCAGGAGGAGTTAGAGGCCCTGGTCGCTCGCTTGCATCGGGCCAAGAATAAGCATTTCAAGGCGATTTTGCAGAGCGGTGCGATTCCGCTGCGGCCAGGGGTGCAGCGGTTGATTGCTGAAGCTCGTGCCCAGGGGTGCGCCTTGCGATCGCAACCACCAGTGCCCTAGAGAACGCCATGGCCTTGCTAGAGGCTACCCTAGGCCCCGAGTCCCCCGCCTGGTTTGAGGTGATCGCCGCCGGGGACATGGTATCGGCCAAGAAACCGGCCCCCGATATTTACCAACTAGTGCTAGATAAGCTGGCCCTGCCCCCCCCAGCCTGCCTGGCCATTGAAGACAGTCAGCAAGGGCTAATGGCAGCCACCGCCGCCGGGCTCACCACCCTGGTCACACCGTCAACGACTACACCCGCAACCAGCCCTTGCCGGCGGCTCGGCTGGTGGTGAATCACCTGGGGGATCCGACTCATCCCTTCCAGGTCCTGTCTGGCCAGGGGTATCACACCTACTATGTCAGCCTAGAATTGGCCCAGTCCCTATTGCTTTAGTCAGAATCCCATGCCTCTCTCCGCTAGTCTCTGGCAGGCCAACCAAGACCTAAGCCAAGCCTGCTTGCACCATCCCTTCGTCCAGGGTATTGGTGATGGCAGCCTGCCCCTGCCCCAGTTTGCCTATTATGTGGGCCAGGATGCCTTTTTCTTAGAGGCCTTTGCCCGGGCCTACAGCATTGCCGCCGCCAAGGCCCCAGATTGGCCGGGCTTTCAGACCTGCCACCATCTGGCGGCAGGGGTATTGCAGGAATTGAATCTGCACCAAGGCTATGC
This portion of the Halomicronema hongdechloris C2206 genome encodes:
- the dnaX gene encoding DNA polymerase III subunit gamma/tau — protein: MAYEPLHHKYRPQTFGQLVGQAAIATTLANALQQQRIAPAYLFCGPRGTGKTSSARILAKSLNCLTQQQPHPTPCGSCDVCQAIATGSALDIVEIDAASNTGVDNIRELIERAQFAPVQCRYKVYVIDECLTGDTQVYTKDGFIRIDDPTLKGKQALSYNEASGQWEFRPILRWLDQGEREILEIQTSHRKIRCTGNHLIRTDIGWVAAKDIKKGAKILSPVPVDAELSSTNSAPMGDFVPTLEDTNAFLDWLGPTGNCRKNGQNIKLLDSHPYSPSSELPKMTDTVPSQCAAQQLVILNSVPYSVRSSLTAAKSWSLNNGYQKFPKRDLRGGIWMTVPLASARKEVLKYSSIQKATLPKRTNSSQIGLPAWDTWPNAAPTSERVAADNISTSLSEQTPLDNGCRTYVNTQSPQWCTNSETVVSVRPAGVERVYDIEVDANHNFVANGLLVHNCHMLSTAAFNALLKTLEEPPPQVVFVLATTDPQRVLPTIISRCQRFDFRRIPLEDMVTHLSTIATQETIEIGPEAVRLVAQIAQGGLRDAESLLDQLSLLEPPITVEQVWDLVGAVPERDLLTLVEAISQNQASTVLDQARKLMDRGREPLIVLQSLAGFYRDLLIAKTAAQRQDLVAVTAATWGEMQTLVQGLELSTVLASQHHLRTAEAQVKHSSQPRLWLEVTLMGLLPSSASAASPTPAAASAIQPTSPKPPAPSPPRPAGPPPAPPRATPSPEATPSQPGPPSDASASEAPVHDLDSLWQQIIAVLQPFGTRTLMRQQGKLLACDGHTARIGISSKPLFKMAQGRLSNVEAAFKQVLQRPVEVSLEVLPDAEAASPAPAPPSSPAPPPSSAPPPAQAEPPQSPTNAVPEDAPGQADSSPAGADPWPLDSDLDRAVKSFAQFFNGQIVNLDDDLTDLAAGNGSTGPELPQHEDSFPTDPDDDVPF
- the rnhA gene encoding ribonuclease HI, producing MTIAAIDRIYTDGACSGNPGPGGWGVVIYYGDGQVDELGEGEPQTTNNRMELQAAIAALERLIASGQTTPVSLYTDSEYVKKGITQWVTGWKRRDWKTSAGKPVLNQDLWQQLDHLHQQVTRRLTLEWIYVRGHSGDAGNDRCDAIARGFAQGQPPPLSQRQPSLNPTSPQPETTATKPIESTFTVNTQNFVASPSNSHYDMENVHPETNMADSGAPPATDTLDNLPREVRVNQLRNMLETLHAADEIAKQGYLITSSELADLMDVNASAVTSRGEYWAWRNWTVSRVRREGNQILWQLERID